One window of the Trueperaceae bacterium genome contains the following:
- a CDS encoding amidase — MDSSSNRSGASGSEGAAPELGTEVFERSIADLGAALTAGSLTSEAAVRAYVERIRALDQSGPRLGSVIEINPDAASIARELDAERRAKGPRGPLHGVPILLKDNIDTADRTRTAAGSLALADSTPQQDSGVAARLRAAGAVLLGKANMSEWANFRSSRSTSGWSGRGGQCRNPYALDRNPSGSSSGSGAAAAASLCAAAVGTETDGSIVSPASANGVVGFKPTVGLVSRAGIIPIAHSQDTAGPMTRTVADAVLLLAAMQGPDPRDPATAEIPPGALIDPTEVLGRDGLRGARLGVVRNLVVGHPEVERQFEALLDVLREQGAEVVDGLAMPRAGEWRTAENEVLLYEFKHDLNAYLGGLPDRGQPRDLAELIEFNLANAERSMPIFGQELLLAAEAKGPLSEAAYLEALASSRRMCREEGIDALLDEHGLDALVCPTTGPATLIDHVHGDARWPGSSSAGPAAVAGYPHATVPAGMVHGLPWGLSIFSTAWRDARVLRYAYAFEQASRARRAPRLLPSAEVWSGTAV, encoded by the coding sequence ATGGACAGCTCCTCGAACCGCAGTGGCGCATCAGGCAGCGAGGGCGCTGCCCCCGAGCTCGGCACCGAAGTCTTCGAGCGCTCGATCGCCGACCTCGGCGCAGCGCTGACCGCCGGCAGCCTCACCTCCGAGGCGGCGGTTCGAGCCTATGTAGAGCGCATCCGAGCCCTCGACCAGAGCGGCCCCCGCCTCGGCTCGGTCATCGAGATCAACCCGGACGCCGCGAGCATCGCTCGCGAGCTCGATGCCGAGCGGCGCGCCAAAGGGCCGCGCGGGCCGCTGCACGGCGTGCCCATCCTGCTCAAGGACAACATCGACACCGCCGATCGCACTCGCACGGCCGCCGGCTCCCTCGCCCTCGCGGACTCGACCCCACAGCAGGACAGCGGCGTGGCCGCGCGGCTGCGTGCGGCGGGCGCCGTGCTGCTCGGCAAGGCGAACATGTCGGAGTGGGCCAACTTCCGGTCCAGCCGCTCCACCTCCGGTTGGAGCGGCCGTGGTGGTCAGTGCCGCAACCCGTACGCCTTGGACCGCAACCCGAGCGGCTCATCGAGCGGTTCGGGCGCCGCCGCGGCCGCCAGCCTCTGCGCCGCCGCGGTCGGCACGGAGACGGACGGCTCCATCGTCAGCCCCGCCTCGGCGAACGGGGTGGTGGGCTTCAAGCCCACCGTCGGGCTGGTCTCCCGTGCGGGCATCATCCCCATCGCCCACAGCCAGGACACCGCCGGCCCCATGACGCGCACGGTCGCGGACGCCGTGCTGCTGCTGGCCGCCATGCAGGGGCCGGACCCGCGGGATCCCGCCACCGCCGAGATCCCGCCGGGCGCACTGATCGATCCGACCGAGGTGCTTGGGCGCGACGGTCTGCGGGGCGCGCGGCTGGGGGTGGTGAGGAACCTCGTCGTCGGCCACCCCGAGGTGGAGCGCCAGTTCGAGGCGTTGCTCGACGTGCTGCGGGAGCAGGGCGCCGAGGTCGTGGACGGCCTCGCCATGCCGCGGGCCGGGGAGTGGCGGACTGCCGAGAACGAGGTGCTCCTCTACGAGTTCAAGCACGACCTGAACGCCTACCTCGGCGGCTTGCCCGACCGCGGGCAGCCGCGCGACCTGGCCGAGCTCATCGAGTTCAACCTGGCCAACGCCGAACGTTCGATGCCCATCTTCGGCCAGGAGCTACTGCTGGCCGCAGAGGCCAAGGGGCCGCTCAGCGAGGCCGCCTACCTGGAGGCGCTCGCAAGTAGCCGGCGCATGTGCCGCGAGGAGGGCATAGACGCCCTGCTGGACGAGCACGGGCTCGACGCGCTCGTCTGCCCGACGACCGGCCCGGCGACGCTCATCGATCATGTGCACGGCGACGCCAGGTGGCCCGGCAGCTCTTCGGCCGGCCCGGCCGCCGTGGCCGGTTACCCGCACGCGACCGTGCCTGCCGGGATGGTGCACGGGCTGCCCTGGGGGCTGTCCATATTCAGCACGGCGTGGCGAGATGCGCGGGTGCTGCGCTACGCGTACGCGTTCGAGCAGGCGAGCAGGGCGCGCCGGGCGCCCAGGTTGTTGCCCTCCGCGGAGGTGTGGTCAGGGACGGCGGTCTGA
- a CDS encoding dipeptidase codes for MQGTRYDSYPPNPLAKGVHRKVQLDQLFIDSCVQIWEDADLGSLHEYGVAAWCVTAFDPRDDAGRAFDAMATWQSAARRHNTIALALQAQDIVDAKADGRTTLVLTAQGGDFLAANLDRLPLFHTLGLRMMLPTYNNRNAIADGCLEPANSGLTRFGRDWVRECNRLGIVIDLTHVGERSSLDIIEASEKPVVFSHSNPRSLVENPRNITDEQIKGAARTGGLVAPTNWGPLNYEPGSRTRPTVERYLDAIDYLVDLIGIDHVGIGTDMSIGTYPDGEHVRGKALGGTEYGDAIESSPRSKLRQVKGFDDYGDLPALVAALGGRGYDGEAVGKILGGNWLRVFSTVWGG; via the coding sequence ATGCAGGGAACCCGCTACGACAGCTACCCACCCAACCCGCTCGCCAAGGGCGTACACCGCAAGGTCCAGCTAGACCAGCTCTTCATCGACTCCTGCGTACAGATCTGGGAAGACGCCGACCTGGGTTCGCTGCACGAGTACGGGGTGGCGGCCTGGTGCGTCACGGCGTTCGATCCGCGCGATGACGCCGGCCGCGCGTTCGACGCCATGGCCACGTGGCAAAGCGCGGCGAGGCGGCACAACACCATCGCCCTGGCGCTCCAGGCGCAGGACATCGTGGACGCCAAGGCGGACGGGCGGACGACCCTGGTGCTCACAGCCCAAGGGGGCGACTTCCTGGCGGCCAACCTCGACCGCCTGCCCCTGTTCCATACGCTCGGGCTGCGGATGATGCTGCCGACCTACAACAACCGCAACGCCATCGCGGACGGTTGCCTGGAGCCGGCCAACTCCGGGCTGACCAGGTTCGGCCGCGACTGGGTCAGGGAGTGCAACCGTCTAGGGATCGTCATCGACCTCACGCACGTAGGGGAGCGGAGCTCGCTGGACATCATCGAGGCGAGCGAGAAGCCCGTGGTCTTCTCCCATTCCAACCCGCGCTCGCTCGTAGAAAACCCCCGCAACATCACGGACGAGCAGATCAAGGGCGCCGCCAGGACGGGCGGCCTCGTCGCCCCGACCAACTGGGGGCCACTCAACTACGAGCCGGGCTCACGAACTCGCCCGACGGTGGAGCGGTACCTGGACGCCATCGACTACCTGGTCGACCTGATCGGGATCGATCACGTCGGCATCGGCACGGACATGAGCATCGGCACTTACCCCGACGGCGAGCACGTGCGCGGGAAGGCGCTAGGCGGCACCGAGTACGGCGACGCGATCGAGAGCTCTCCCCGCTCGAAGCTGCGGCAGGTCAAGGGGTTCGACGACTACGGCGACCTGCCGGCGCTCGTCGCCGCGTTGGGCGGCCGCGGCTACGACGGCGAGGCGGTCGGGAAGATCCTCGGCGGGAACTGGCTGCGCGTCTTCAGTACCGTCTGGGGCGGCTGA
- a CDS encoding dipeptidase: MSQLPFIAIDNCAWEFDGYNDKLEASGLTVLQLTVASATEDAAAASRQIQAAKEIVAADPKKLCVVGTVDEIRTAHEEGRVGIVFHFQNALPIGRDLSLVGRFHELGVRVVQITYNEVNDVGCGCLVADDTGLTAFGRELIAELNRTGILVDLTHVGARTSMEAMEASRAPVTFSHSNARALADNPRNISDEQIEACAALGGVIGACGWGPISWTGSDEPPSIETVADHVSYIADLVGPKHVGIATDGPISHNMANILAHFQEINAAYGSVTGAFVDKFGPNIKHRYPMPISAFPKLAEALRRRGWSEPDVAGALGGNMLDLYTRTWK, translated from the coding sequence ATGTCTCAGCTACCCTTCATCGCCATCGACAACTGCGCTTGGGAGTTCGATGGCTACAACGACAAGCTCGAAGCGTCCGGCCTGACGGTCCTGCAGCTCACCGTCGCCTCGGCCACCGAGGACGCGGCCGCCGCCAGCCGGCAGATCCAGGCGGCGAAGGAGATCGTGGCCGCCGATCCGAAGAAGCTCTGCGTCGTCGGCACAGTCGATGAGATCCGCACCGCCCACGAGGAAGGGCGGGTAGGGATCGTCTTCCACTTCCAGAACGCGCTACCCATCGGGCGAGATCTATCGCTCGTCGGCCGCTTCCACGAGCTCGGCGTGCGGGTGGTCCAGATCACGTACAACGAGGTGAACGACGTCGGCTGCGGGTGCCTGGTCGCCGACGACACGGGTCTGACGGCCTTCGGCCGGGAGCTGATCGCGGAGCTGAACCGCACGGGCATCCTCGTAGACCTCACGCACGTCGGCGCTAGGACGAGCATGGAGGCTATGGAAGCGAGTCGTGCCCCCGTCACGTTCTCCCATTCCAACGCGCGGGCGCTGGCCGACAACCCTCGCAACATCAGCGACGAACAGATCGAGGCCTGCGCCGCGCTCGGGGGCGTGATAGGCGCCTGCGGCTGGGGGCCCATCAGTTGGACCGGCTCCGACGAGCCGCCGTCCATCGAGACCGTCGCGGATCACGTGAGCTACATCGCCGACCTCGTCGGACCCAAGCACGTCGGAATCGCCACCGACGGGCCGATCAGCCACAACATGGCCAACATCCTCGCCCACTTCCAGGAGATCAACGCCGCCTACGGCAGCGTGACGGGCGCCTTCGTCGACAAGTTCGGGCCGAACATCAAGCACCGCTATCCCATGCCGATCAGCGCTTTCCCGAAGCTGGCGGAAGCGCTGCGCCGGCGAGGCTGGAGCGAGCCGGATGTGGCCGGGGCCCTGGGCGGGAACATGCTGGACCTGTATACGCGAACCTGGAAGTAA
- a CDS encoding GntR family transcriptional regulator: protein MPPVRQISDAIRHAIATNRLQGGEALLSVRQLAALLEVTPATVGRAFSLLRAEGLLRSKTGSATVVADITNVDGAAQERAKAVARGIVDRAIDTVVGMGLSIRQIRAIADRKLTQLEASRNVIFVAGARPVVDKYHGIVEAAVGPAGYSVHSYTVAELSHPAPEQLAILNSAVRLICLLSFKQTVEATLRSAGFSVPVSVLLTEITIGTSAKLASLSSDETVLVVAEPEYRNSAVGLVRYYVPDERIVIATELDRESLLACFERVDIVVHTLGCSMLIGPAGEVGKKVVQLEYYPRADAIERIVATLGEPDLRQGLTDLAPGSAAKETSSIRNVEVS, encoded by the coding sequence GTGCCGCCCGTCCGTCAGATATCCGATGCCATTCGGCACGCTATCGCGACGAACCGTCTACAGGGGGGTGAGGCGCTTCTATCGGTTCGGCAGTTGGCGGCGCTCCTCGAGGTGACCCCCGCCACGGTCGGTCGAGCCTTCTCGCTGCTCCGCGCCGAGGGGTTGCTGCGCTCTAAGACCGGATCGGCCACGGTCGTCGCCGACATCACGAACGTGGACGGCGCGGCCCAAGAGAGAGCCAAGGCCGTGGCGCGCGGCATCGTCGACAGGGCCATCGACACCGTCGTCGGCATGGGTCTGAGCATCCGTCAGATCCGGGCCATAGCCGACAGGAAGCTCACGCAGTTGGAGGCGTCGCGTAACGTGATCTTCGTCGCCGGTGCTCGACCGGTCGTAGACAAGTACCACGGCATCGTCGAGGCCGCCGTCGGACCGGCCGGCTACAGCGTTCACTCCTACACCGTCGCGGAGCTGTCCCACCCGGCCCCCGAGCAGTTGGCGATCCTGAACTCGGCGGTGCGGCTCATCTGCCTTCTGAGCTTCAAGCAGACCGTCGAGGCGACCCTGCGCTCCGCTGGGTTCAGCGTGCCGGTCTCCGTCCTGCTCACGGAGATCACGATCGGGACTTCCGCGAAGCTCGCGAGCCTCTCGTCGGACGAGACGGTCCTAGTGGTCGCCGAACCGGAGTACCGCAACTCTGCCGTGGGGTTGGTGCGTTACTACGTGCCCGACGAGCGGATCGTAATCGCGACAGAGCTCGACAGGGAGTCCTTGTTGGCGTGCTTCGAGCGCGTCGACATCGTCGTCCACACCCTCGGCTGCAGCATGCTCATCGGGCCGGCGGGTGAGGTTGGCAAGAAGGTCGTCCAACTGGAGTACTACCCGCGCGCCGACGCCATCGAGCGCATCGTCGCGACCCTCGGTGAGCCCGATCTTCGTCAAGGCCTGACCGACCTTGCTCCCGGCAGTGCGGCCAAGGAAACGTCATCGATTCGGAATGTGGAGGTAAGTTGA
- a CDS encoding ABC transporter substrate-binding protein has product MLNRMKLVILALAAAVVLIGTAGAQRLVIAQGQDIVWLNPMKTTAQVNLNASTQIVETLMDYSYEAGAVVPLLATSWERLDDLTMRVSLRQGVTFTNGEPFNAEAAAFSLTLAASEPAMSGSLSLVERVDVVDEYTIDVVTSKPDPLLDISLSRASYMVPPAYFQEVGAEQFNVAPIGTGPYVLQERVPGERVVLGSNADYWGGAPEIAEVEFRPIQEDGARLAALQAGEVQIATNMPHGLYDRLAASNGVAAVTVHGARTMYLILDSREGSVLKDVRLRQAINYAIDKEALLDVLFAGRGTVLQGQMVTPDYNGFNDALSAYPYDPERARELLAAAGYPNGLTLDFKYPFGRYAGDRETSEAVAGMLEEVGIKTNQIVLEGGEFLSQLTTLQLTPMAFVGYATAPDAIYQYNINITGERYAYYSNPDYDALVNAAATEMDPAKRLDLLKQIGQLGYDDPPYAYLFAPDDLYGVSDRVGGWVPRPDQGIDLAGVTLD; this is encoded by the coding sequence ATGTTGAACCGAATGAAGCTCGTCATCCTCGCGCTTGCCGCGGCCGTGGTGCTCATCGGCACCGCGGGTGCTCAGCGGCTCGTCATAGCCCAGGGCCAGGACATCGTCTGGCTCAACCCCATGAAGACGACGGCGCAAGTCAACCTCAACGCTTCCACGCAGATCGTCGAGACCCTCATGGACTACAGCTACGAGGCCGGGGCCGTCGTCCCGCTCCTGGCCACGAGCTGGGAGCGACTCGACGATCTGACCATGCGGGTCAGTCTCCGCCAAGGCGTCACCTTCACGAACGGCGAGCCTTTCAACGCCGAGGCTGCGGCGTTCAGCCTCACCCTCGCCGCCTCCGAGCCTGCGATGTCCGGCTCCCTGTCGTTGGTGGAGAGGGTCGATGTTGTCGACGAGTACACCATCGACGTAGTCACTTCGAAGCCCGACCCGCTCCTCGACATCTCCCTTTCCAGGGCGTCGTACATGGTGCCGCCCGCCTACTTCCAGGAAGTAGGGGCGGAGCAGTTCAACGTAGCGCCCATCGGCACCGGCCCGTACGTGCTTCAAGAGCGCGTCCCGGGCGAGCGCGTCGTCCTCGGCAGCAACGCGGACTACTGGGGAGGGGCTCCGGAGATCGCGGAGGTCGAGTTCCGGCCGATCCAGGAGGACGGCGCTCGGCTCGCCGCCCTGCAGGCCGGTGAGGTGCAGATCGCCACGAACATGCCTCACGGGCTTTACGACCGGCTCGCCGCCTCGAACGGCGTGGCCGCCGTCACCGTTCACGGCGCCAGGACGATGTACCTGATCCTCGATTCGCGAGAAGGCAGCGTGCTCAAGGACGTCCGTTTGCGGCAGGCCATCAACTACGCGATCGACAAGGAAGCCTTGCTCGACGTCCTGTTCGCGGGGCGGGGCACGGTGCTGCAGGGGCAGATGGTTACCCCCGACTACAACGGCTTCAACGACGCCCTGTCCGCCTACCCGTACGACCCGGAGCGCGCGCGTGAACTCCTGGCCGCCGCGGGCTACCCGAACGGCCTCACGCTCGACTTCAAGTACCCGTTCGGGCGTTACGCCGGCGACCGGGAGACGTCCGAGGCCGTGGCGGGGATGCTCGAGGAAGTCGGTATCAAGACCAACCAGATCGTCCTGGAGGGCGGCGAGTTCCTGAGCCAGCTCACGACACTGCAGCTGACGCCGATGGCCTTCGTCGGGTACGCCACCGCTCCGGACGCGATCTACCAGTACAACATCAACATCACTGGCGAGCGCTACGCCTACTACAGCAACCCGGACTACGATGCCCTCGTGAACGCAGCGGCCACCGAGATGGATCCCGCCAAGCGTCTTGACCTCCTCAAGCAGATCGGTCAGCTCGGCTACGACGACCCGCCGTACGCCTACCTGTTCGCGCCCGACGACCTCTACGGGGTGTCCGACCGCGTCGGCGGTTGGGTCCCGAGACCCGACCAGGGCATCGACCTAGCCGGCGTGACCCTCGACTGA
- a CDS encoding ABC transporter permease → MSVYLIRRAVNTLVVLVGVATLAFFLVRLTGDPVTLLLPLNATPEAIAKLRSTLGLDQPLWVQYLRYLESIVKGDFGNSMRFSLPAFDLFKARFPATLELVGIATAVAVLLGIPFGVVAAASRGSVLDALLMGLAALAQAVPGFYLGLMLMLLFSVELGWLPTGGRGSWQQLVMPVAVLSSFLIALLARMTRSACLEVAGQDFIRTGRAKGIGEARLLLKHVLKNALIPIITLIGLQVGTLFSGAVVTETIFSWPGIARLALDGIYSRDYPIVQVVVVMSASIFVFINLLVDIIYIAVDPRIKYG, encoded by the coding sequence GTGAGCGTCTACCTCATCCGCAGGGCAGTGAACACCTTGGTGGTGCTGGTCGGCGTGGCGACCTTGGCGTTCTTCCTGGTGCGCCTCACGGGTGACCCGGTGACCCTGCTGCTGCCCCTCAACGCAACGCCCGAGGCCATCGCCAAGCTGCGTTCGACGCTCGGCCTCGACCAGCCACTATGGGTACAGTACCTGCGTTACTTGGAGTCGATCGTCAAGGGCGACTTCGGGAACTCGATGCGCTTCAGCCTCCCGGCATTCGACCTGTTCAAGGCCCGCTTCCCGGCGACCCTGGAGCTCGTCGGCATCGCGACCGCGGTCGCGGTCCTGCTCGGCATCCCGTTCGGCGTGGTCGCCGCGGCGTCGAGGGGGAGCGTGCTCGACGCGCTCCTGATGGGCCTGGCTGCGCTCGCCCAAGCCGTCCCAGGGTTCTACCTCGGCCTCATGCTCATGCTCCTGTTCTCGGTCGAGCTGGGATGGCTGCCGACGGGCGGGCGGGGGAGCTGGCAGCAGCTCGTCATGCCGGTGGCCGTGCTGAGCAGCTTCCTGATAGCGCTGCTGGCGCGCATGACCCGGTCGGCCTGCTTGGAGGTGGCGGGCCAGGACTTCATACGGACCGGCCGTGCGAAGGGGATCGGCGAAGCACGGCTGCTCCTCAAGCACGTGCTCAAGAACGCGTTGATCCCGATCATCACGCTGATCGGCCTGCAGGTGGGGACCCTCTTCAGCGGGGCCGTGGTCACGGAGACCATCTTCAGCTGGCCCGGGATCGCTCGCCTGGCTCTCGACGGCATCTACAGCCGCGACTACCCCATCGTGCAGGTCGTGGTGGTGATGAGCGCCTCCATCTTCGTGTTCATCAACTTGCTAGTTGACATCATCTACATCGCGGTCGACCCGAGGATCAAGTATGGGTAG
- a CDS encoding ABC transporter permease, with protein sequence MVVLFLVMACLPNFMLPGDPYKQTLRNRFQPPAWVEGGSWANPIGADNLGRDLLSRTLRGARISLLTTAASVALGALLGVTLGLLAGFYGGWFDEVISRLMDIQLAFPLMLLMIAIVGVLGASLPVLVSALAVSAWPRYARLIRGSALALRGREFVEASYALGSRSLATLFKHVGPNAISPIIVFTTFELSRIILIESSLSFLGLGVPPPTPSWGSIVADGRTYLLDAWWISAFPGLMIVVLVLAFNSLGDVLRDLLDPQVRG encoded by the coding sequence GTGGTCGTGCTGTTCCTCGTCATGGCGTGCCTGCCGAACTTCATGCTCCCCGGCGACCCCTACAAACAGACGCTCAGGAACAGGTTCCAACCACCCGCTTGGGTGGAGGGCGGGAGCTGGGCGAACCCGATCGGCGCGGACAACCTGGGTCGGGACCTGCTCTCGCGCACGCTTCGTGGCGCTCGGATCTCGCTGTTGACGACGGCGGCCAGCGTGGCTCTCGGCGCCCTCCTCGGTGTGACGCTCGGCCTGCTCGCAGGCTTCTACGGGGGTTGGTTCGACGAGGTCATCTCGCGACTGATGGACATCCAGCTGGCCTTCCCCCTGATGCTCTTGATGATCGCGATCGTAGGCGTGCTTGGCGCCAGCCTGCCGGTCCTGGTGTCCGCGCTCGCGGTATCGGCCTGGCCGAGGTACGCGAGGCTGATACGAGGTTCTGCCCTGGCGCTTCGTGGCAGGGAGTTCGTCGAGGCGTCGTACGCGCTGGGTTCCAGGAGCCTCGCCACGCTCTTCAAACATGTGGGTCCGAACGCCATCTCTCCCATCATCGTCTTCACGACGTTCGAGCTCTCGAGGATCATACTCATCGAGTCCTCGCTCTCGTTCCTGGGCCTTGGTGTGCCGCCGCCGACACCTTCCTGGGGTTCCATCGTCGCCGACGGGCGCACCTACTTGCTCGATGCCTGGTGGATTTCGGCGTTCCCGGGGCTGATGATCGTCGTCCTCGTGTTGGCCTTCAACTCGCTCGGTGACGTCCTGCGGGACCTGCTCGATCCGCAGGTCCGGGGCTGA
- a CDS encoding ATP-binding protein codes for MRRRLTVTFAFVALAAVALTAWLTLGAVLNAQRDLFAQTPASEPALQDWSATDHTVGGGSPGTARNAFRTVTRTAMLAGFLAFLLATTVAGLVTRRLTRPLVALERGARRLAAGERGLRLDLPPDRDELRSLTGAFNALVGGLERQEEWRRGMVADIAHDLRTPLAVLRSELEAMQDRVRPLDDAGLARLHREVMLLSRLVDDLRTLSTAESGHLELTPRTVKVADYLRTLLDSLAGRAAEAGATLDLDPIPEGLSATFDPDRIARVLGNLLENALRYATPGTVTVSAEREGDRLRIAVRDHGPGLPPGDEERVLERFYRGDPSRTRHEAGSGLGLAIAKAIAESHGGRLEAANHPQGGAVFTVVLPLGAGAGAA; via the coding sequence TTGCGCCGCCGCCTCACCGTGACGTTCGCGTTCGTGGCGCTCGCCGCGGTGGCGCTCACCGCCTGGCTCACCCTCGGGGCCGTGCTCAACGCGCAACGCGACCTGTTCGCGCAGACACCGGCAAGCGAGCCGGCTCTCCAAGACTGGTCCGCCACCGACCACACCGTCGGTGGCGGCTCTCCTGGTACGGCCCGCAACGCTTTCCGCACGGTGACCCGCACCGCCATGCTGGCCGGCTTCCTGGCCTTCCTGCTGGCCACGACCGTGGCGGGGCTCGTCACGCGCCGCCTCACCCGACCGTTGGTAGCGCTCGAACGGGGCGCGCGGCGCCTCGCCGCCGGCGAGCGCGGGCTGAGGCTCGACCTCCCTCCCGACCGAGACGAGCTCCGCAGCCTCACCGGAGCGTTCAACGCCCTCGTCGGCGGGCTGGAGCGGCAGGAGGAGTGGCGGCGCGGCATGGTCGCGGACATAGCCCACGACCTTCGCACCCCGCTCGCCGTGCTCCGCAGCGAGCTCGAGGCCATGCAGGATCGCGTGCGCCCCCTCGACGACGCGGGGCTCGCGCGCCTACACCGTGAGGTCATGCTGCTCTCCCGCCTCGTCGACGACCTCCGGACCCTCTCGACCGCGGAGAGCGGCCACCTGGAGCTGACGCCGCGAACGGTAAAGGTGGCGGACTACCTGCGCACGCTGCTGGACAGCCTCGCCGGTCGCGCCGCCGAAGCCGGCGCCACCCTAGACTTGGACCCCATACCGGAGGGCCTGAGCGCCACCTTCGACCCGGACCGCATCGCTCGCGTGCTGGGCAACCTGCTCGAGAACGCGCTCCGCTACGCGACGCCCGGGACCGTCACCGTGAGCGCCGAGCGGGAAGGCGACCGCTTGCGCATCGCCGTGCGCGACCACGGTCCAGGACTGCCTCCCGGCGACGAGGAGCGCGTACTGGAGCGCTTCTACCGCGGCGACCCCTCGCGTACCCGCCACGAAGCGGGTTCCGGGCTCGGCCTCGCCATCGCCAAAGCCATCGCCGAGAGCCACGGCGGCCGCCTCGAGGCCGCCAACCACCCTCAAGGCGGGGCCGTGTTCACCGTCGTCCTGCCGCTGGGCGCGGGGGCAGGGGCGGCATAG
- a CDS encoding response regulator transcription factor, translated as MATGTVLIIEDERNLVGILTDYLKGEGYRVESAFDGARGLELWRAARPDLVLLDLMLPGVDGLEVARRIRGESSVPIIMLTARDAEVDKLVGLGIGADDYVVKPYSPREVVARVKAVLRRAAGTMAAPDRFTVGELSVDLGAYAVECDGERIDLTTSELRLLAELAREPGRVKRRTELLASMGAGESFADERAVDAHVKNLRRKLGACGEMVETVRGVGYRLRDRR; from the coding sequence ATGGCAACGGGCACGGTGCTCATCATCGAAGACGAGCGCAACCTGGTGGGCATCCTCACCGATTACCTCAAGGGCGAGGGCTACCGGGTCGAGAGCGCGTTCGACGGCGCGCGCGGGCTCGAGCTGTGGCGAGCCGCGCGCCCCGACCTGGTCCTCCTCGACCTGATGCTCCCCGGCGTGGACGGGCTCGAGGTCGCCCGGCGCATCCGCGGCGAGTCGTCCGTGCCCATCATCATGCTGACCGCTCGCGACGCGGAGGTCGACAAGCTCGTCGGCCTCGGCATCGGCGCGGACGACTACGTGGTCAAGCCGTACAGCCCGCGCGAGGTCGTGGCGCGCGTCAAGGCCGTGCTGCGTCGAGCGGCCGGCACCATGGCCGCCCCTGACCGGTTCACGGTAGGCGAGCTGAGTGTCGACCTCGGTGCCTACGCGGTCGAGTGCGACGGCGAGCGGATCGACCTCACGACCAGCGAGCTCCGCCTGCTGGCCGAGCTCGCGCGCGAGCCGGGCCGCGTGAAGCGCAGGACGGAGCTGCTCGCGAGCATGGGAGCCGGGGAGAGCTTCGCCGACGAGCGCGCCGTCGACGCGCACGTGAAGAACCTCCGTCGCAAGCTCGGAGCGTGCGGCGAGATGGTCGAGACCGTCAGGGGCGTCGGCTACCGCCTGCGAGATCGGCGGTGA
- a CDS encoding SHOCT domain-containing protein, producing the protein MAYAFGFGHGAGLGFGLGFLNLVGTLLFFLFIVFLIKAVVRGGWRGGWPGRRWERAEDEASGFRWGPSDARFRASDAHGPGHDQAWQTARERLANGEVTPQEFETLKRGLAHYGEGQPRFDKALNVARMRFAKGEIGLEDLEAIKRALAQA; encoded by the coding sequence ATGGCGTACGCATTCGGATTCGGCCACGGAGCCGGCTTGGGGTTCGGGCTGGGGTTCTTGAACCTCGTCGGCACCCTGCTGTTCTTCCTCTTCATCGTGTTCCTCATCAAGGCAGTGGTGCGCGGTGGCTGGCGCGGTGGGTGGCCCGGCAGGCGCTGGGAACGCGCCGAAGACGAGGCCTCTGGGTTCAGGTGGGGACCGTCGGACGCACGGTTCCGAGCGTCCGACGCGCACGGACCCGGGCATGACCAGGCTTGGCAGACGGCTCGCGAGCGCCTGGCCAACGGCGAGGTGACCCCGCAGGAGTTCGAGACCCTGAAGCGCGGCCTCGCGCACTACGGCGAGGGCCAGCCCCGGTTCGACAAGGCGCTGAACGTGGCGCGCATGCGCTTCGCGAAGGGCGAGATCGGCCTCGAAGACCTCGAGGCGATCAAGCGGGCACTGGCACAGGCCTAG
- a CDS encoding metalloregulator ArsR/SmtB family transcription factor — protein MVQYQPQAPIHETFAALADPTRIAFLERLGRADATITQLADRAGISLPGARKHVRVLEDVGLVSTRKQGRARVCTLGPRRLEREAAWLEGYRRTLEERFDHLAKLLDRLKEES, from the coding sequence ATGGTTCAGTATCAACCCCAAGCCCCCATCCACGAGACGTTCGCCGCCCTGGCGGACCCGACCCGTATCGCGTTCCTCGAGAGGCTGGGTCGTGCCGACGCGACCATCACCCAACTCGCCGACCGGGCCGGCATCTCGCTCCCGGGAGCGAGGAAGCACGTCAGGGTGCTGGAAGACGTCGGGCTCGTCAGCACCCGCAAGCAGGGCAGGGCGCGCGTCTGCACTCTCGGACCGCGCCGGCTGGAGCGCGAGGCTGCGTGGCTCGAGGGCTACCGGCGAACGCTCGAGGAGCGCTTCGACCATCTCGCCAAGTTGCTGGACCGCCTGAAGGAGGAGTCATGA